Proteins encoded within one genomic window of Amorphoplanes friuliensis DSM 7358:
- a CDS encoding DUF4397 domain-containing protein, with protein MSDRVSPVRRLGSAAAAVAALATVVLSATPAQAAGDGYVRLAHLSPDTPAVDVYLKSDSGAMKDQKFDGVAYGALSDYLRLPTGTYSVAMRKTGAAASTPPVLTTQVTVDKGAAYTVAGVGRYADLGLRVLKDDLKLPDAGDSKIRIIQASVKAPVLDVGGANGKSIADGVQFATTTTYREVNPGKWTVRVKPSGGGQTSDLPCTLGAGNVYSLLVLDDKNGGLKPELHIDAARQGTVPQGGVATGVGGSQPHSQLPMALGLAGLAAVLTGGVLVAIRRRPRVS; from the coding sequence GTGTCCGATCGCGTTTCCCCCGTACGGCGCCTCGGTAGCGCTGCGGCAGCCGTGGCTGCACTCGCCACCGTCGTCCTCTCCGCGACACCGGCTCAGGCGGCCGGTGACGGCTACGTCCGTCTCGCACACCTTTCGCCGGATACGCCCGCCGTCGACGTTTACCTGAAGTCCGACTCGGGCGCCATGAAGGACCAGAAGTTTGACGGCGTCGCCTATGGCGCTCTGTCCGACTATCTCCGTCTACCCACCGGGACCTACTCGGTGGCGATGCGCAAGACCGGTGCCGCCGCGAGCACTCCGCCCGTGCTGACCACTCAGGTCACGGTCGACAAGGGTGCGGCGTACACGGTTGCGGGTGTCGGTCGTTATGCCGATCTCGGGCTGCGTGTCCTCAAGGACGACCTCAAGCTGCCCGATGCCGGCGACTCCAAGATCCGCATCATCCAGGCGTCGGTGAAGGCGCCCGTGCTCGACGTCGGCGGCGCGAACGGCAAGTCGATCGCCGACGGCGTCCAGTTCGCGACGACCACGACGTACCGCGAGGTCAACCCGGGCAAGTGGACCGTCCGGGTGAAGCCGAGCGGCGGCGGTCAGACCAGTGACCTGCCGTGCACGCTCGGTGCCGGGAACGTCTACTCGCTGCTGGTTCTCGACGACAAGAACGGCGGTCTCAAGCCGGAGCTGCACATCGATGCCGCACGTCAGGGCACCGTGCCGCAGGGCGGCGTGGCCACCGGTGTGGGTGGCAGCCAGCCGCACTCCCAGCTGCCGATGGCGCTGGGCCTCGCGGGTCTCGCCGCCGTGCTGACCGGTGGGGTGCTCGTCGCGATCAGGCGCCGCCCCCGCGTCTCCTGA
- a CDS encoding ATP-dependent helicase: protein MLEQFGLATREWFKAAFAAPTAAQAGAWRSIGAGRNALVVAPTGSGKTLAAFLWSLDRLAHEPVPEDAKQRCRVLYISPLKALAVDVERNLRAPLTGIRQASGRLGLPPPDITVGMRTGDTPADERRAFARTPPDILITTPESLFLLLTSAARESLRGVETVIIDEVHAVAATKRGAHLALSLERLDALLGRPAQRVGLSATVRPIDETARFLGGAGDVEIVQPRSSKTIEVSVQVPVEDMTRLDETPEVDPDEPPSPGGRQHTPSIWPAVEERVLDLIRQHRSTIVFTNSRRGAERLCARINELAAETAEAQQQPDRVPAAMMAQSPIATGASPVVARAHHGSVSREERKQIEEALKSGQLPAVVATSSLELGIDMGAVDLVVQIEAPPSVSAGLQRIGRAGHQVGAVSRGVVFPKHRGDLVSCAVVAERMSEGAIEELRYPRNPLDVLAQQIVAMVALDAWQLDELAVLVRRAAPYAELPDSALHAVLDMLSGRYPSTAFAELRPRLVWDRTTDELTGRPGAQRLAVTSGGTIPDRGMFGVFLAGSERASRVGELDEEMVYESRVGDVFLLGSTSWRIEDITPDRVLVSPAPGAPAKMPFWKGDALGRPVELGRAIGARLRTLTRAGDETAIESLRASGLDEWAADNLVAYLREQRESTRNLPDDRTIVVERFRDELGDWRMTVHCVLGARVNAPWALAIARRLSERYGVDGQVMPSDDGIVVRLPDTAEEPPGAELVAFDPEEISQIVEESVGTSALFASRFRECAARSLLLPRRDPRRRQPLWQQRQRSAQLLDVAREFADFPVTLEAARECLQDVFDVPGLVGLMREIAGRKVRLIEAETPRPSPFARSLLFGYVGAFLYEGDAPLAERRAAALALDSTLLGELLGRVDLRELLDPTVVTETESQLQWLTTTRSPRDAEDVAELLRLLGDLSPAELTARGVDLAWLESLTRRALQVRIAGEERWIGVEDAGRYRDALGVALPVGVAEAYLEPVTDPLGDLVARYARTHGPFAAATCAARFGLGVFVVEQALKRLSATGRVVSGEFSPGGAGTEWCDAEVLRMLRRRSLAALRREIEPVAPRVLAAFLPRWHQIGGNARGVDAVAASIEQLQGIAVPASAWERLVLPARIADFTPPQLDELCASGEVLWAGSGSIPGGDGWVTLAYADSAPLLLPPPDDEVALTPLHQSVLDALSDGQALFFRNLSDKVGSTDDPGLAAAIWDLVWAGQLTNDTFAPLRALLGHSGAHRAKAAPARTRYRRPGRPQMPSRTGPPAMAGRWSRLPERDLDPTRRAAALADLLLERHGVVTRGAVMAEGVTGGFAAVYPVLGALEERGAARRGYFVEGLGAAQFAVPGAVDRLRALAEPAELAKRTGATAVVLAATDPANPYGAALPWPDRVVDSGNGETAPATGHRAGRKAGALVVMVGGDVVLYVERGGRTLLSFVDDPEALIAAGQALAGSVRSGALGPMSVERADGESVHSSPLRDALTSAGFRATPRGLRLRG, encoded by the coding sequence GTGCTGGAGCAGTTCGGCCTCGCCACCCGGGAGTGGTTCAAGGCCGCGTTCGCCGCGCCCACCGCCGCCCAGGCCGGTGCGTGGCGATCCATCGGTGCCGGGCGCAACGCGCTCGTCGTGGCGCCGACCGGTTCCGGCAAGACGCTCGCGGCGTTCCTCTGGTCGCTCGACCGGCTGGCCCACGAGCCCGTGCCCGAGGACGCCAAGCAGAGGTGCCGTGTCCTTTACATCAGCCCCCTCAAGGCGCTGGCCGTCGACGTCGAGCGCAACCTGCGGGCGCCGCTGACCGGCATCCGGCAGGCGTCCGGACGGCTCGGCCTGCCGCCGCCGGACATCACCGTGGGCATGCGGACCGGCGACACCCCGGCGGACGAGCGCCGGGCGTTCGCACGGACACCCCCGGACATCCTCATCACCACACCCGAGTCACTGTTCCTCTTGCTCACCTCGGCAGCGCGGGAATCGTTGCGTGGTGTCGAGACGGTGATCATCGACGAGGTGCACGCCGTCGCGGCCACCAAGCGCGGCGCCCACCTGGCGCTCTCGCTCGAACGCCTCGACGCCCTGCTCGGCCGGCCGGCGCAGCGTGTCGGGCTCTCCGCGACCGTGCGGCCGATCGACGAGACCGCGCGGTTCCTCGGCGGGGCGGGCGACGTCGAGATCGTGCAGCCGCGCAGCTCCAAGACGATCGAGGTCTCGGTCCAGGTCCCGGTCGAGGACATGACCCGCCTCGACGAGACGCCCGAGGTCGACCCGGACGAGCCACCGAGCCCCGGCGGCCGGCAGCACACGCCGTCGATCTGGCCCGCGGTCGAGGAGCGTGTGCTCGACCTGATCCGGCAGCACCGCTCGACCATCGTCTTCACCAACTCGCGGCGGGGCGCGGAGCGGCTCTGCGCCCGGATCAACGAGCTGGCCGCCGAGACGGCCGAGGCGCAGCAGCAGCCCGACCGCGTCCCGGCCGCCATGATGGCCCAGTCACCCATAGCAACCGGAGCGTCACCGGTAGTCGCTCGCGCGCACCACGGCAGTGTGTCGCGCGAGGAGCGCAAGCAGATCGAGGAGGCGCTCAAGTCCGGGCAGCTGCCCGCGGTGGTCGCCACCTCCAGCCTCGAGCTCGGCATCGACATGGGCGCGGTCGACCTCGTCGTGCAGATCGAGGCACCGCCGTCGGTGTCGGCCGGGCTCCAGCGCATCGGCCGCGCCGGCCACCAGGTCGGTGCGGTCTCCCGGGGCGTCGTCTTCCCGAAACACCGCGGCGACCTCGTCTCCTGCGCGGTCGTCGCCGAGCGGATGAGCGAGGGAGCGATCGAGGAGCTGCGTTACCCCCGCAACCCTCTCGACGTGCTCGCCCAGCAGATCGTGGCCATGGTCGCGCTCGACGCCTGGCAGCTCGACGAGCTGGCCGTGCTCGTGCGCCGCGCCGCCCCCTACGCCGAGCTGCCCGACTCGGCCCTGCACGCCGTGCTCGACATGCTCTCGGGGCGCTATCCGTCGACCGCCTTCGCCGAGCTGCGGCCCCGGCTGGTCTGGGACAGGACGACCGACGAGCTGACCGGCAGGCCCGGCGCCCAGCGTCTCGCCGTCACCAGCGGTGGCACGATCCCCGACCGCGGCATGTTCGGCGTCTTCCTCGCCGGCTCCGAGCGCGCCTCCCGCGTGGGTGAGCTCGACGAGGAAATGGTCTACGAGTCCCGGGTCGGCGACGTCTTCCTGCTGGGCTCGACGTCCTGGCGGATCGAGGACATCACCCCCGACCGGGTGCTGGTCTCCCCCGCGCCGGGCGCACCGGCCAAGATGCCGTTCTGGAAGGGCGACGCCCTGGGCCGCCCGGTCGAGCTGGGCCGCGCGATCGGCGCCCGCCTGCGCACCCTGACCCGGGCCGGTGACGAGACGGCGATCGAGTCGCTGCGCGCCTCCGGGCTGGACGAGTGGGCCGCCGACAACCTGGTGGCCTACCTGCGCGAGCAGCGGGAGTCGACCCGCAATCTCCCCGACGACCGCACCATCGTGGTCGAACGCTTCCGCGACGAGCTCGGCGATTGGCGCATGACCGTGCACTGCGTCCTCGGCGCCCGGGTCAACGCACCCTGGGCCCTGGCGATCGCCCGCCGGCTCTCCGAGCGGTACGGCGTCGACGGTCAGGTCATGCCCTCCGACGACGGCATCGTCGTGCGGCTTCCGGACACCGCCGAGGAGCCGCCGGGGGCCGAGCTGGTCGCGTTCGACCCCGAGGAGATCTCCCAGATCGTCGAGGAGTCGGTGGGCACCTCGGCGCTGTTCGCGTCCCGCTTCCGCGAGTGCGCGGCCCGGTCCCTGCTCCTGCCCCGCCGCGACCCGCGCCGGCGGCAGCCGCTCTGGCAGCAGCGGCAGCGGTCCGCGCAGCTGCTCGACGTGGCCCGCGAATTCGCCGACTTCCCGGTGACCCTCGAAGCCGCCCGCGAGTGCCTGCAGGACGTCTTCGACGTGCCCGGCCTCGTCGGCCTGATGCGCGAGATCGCCGGTCGCAAGGTGCGCCTGATCGAGGCCGAGACACCACGTCCGTCACCGTTCGCGCGGTCGCTGCTCTTCGGGTACGTCGGTGCGTTCCTCTACGAGGGTGACGCGCCGCTGGCCGAGCGCCGGGCGGCCGCGCTGGCCCTGGACTCGACCCTGCTGGGCGAGCTGCTCGGCCGCGTCGACCTGCGCGAGCTGCTCGACCCCACGGTGGTCACCGAGACCGAGAGCCAGCTGCAGTGGCTGACCACCACCCGCAGCCCGCGCGACGCCGAGGACGTGGCCGAGCTGCTGCGACTGCTCGGCGACCTGTCCCCCGCCGAGCTCACCGCCCGCGGCGTCGACCTCGCCTGGCTGGAATCCCTGACCCGGCGCGCACTGCAGGTCCGGATCGCCGGCGAGGAACGCTGGATCGGCGTCGAGGACGCCGGCCGCTACCGCGACGCGCTCGGTGTCGCCCTGCCCGTCGGTGTCGCCGAGGCCTATCTGGAGCCGGTCACCGACCCGCTCGGTGACCTCGTCGCCCGGTACGCCCGCACCCACGGCCCGTTCGCCGCGGCGACCTGCGCGGCCCGCTTCGGGCTCGGGGTGTTTGTCGTCGAACAGGCCCTCAAGCGGCTCAGCGCGACCGGCCGGGTGGTGTCCGGCGAGTTCTCCCCCGGCGGCGCCGGCACCGAGTGGTGCGACGCCGAAGTGCTGCGCATGCTGCGGCGCCGCTCGCTGGCCGCGCTGCGCCGCGAGATCGAGCCGGTGGCCCCGCGCGTGCTGGCGGCGTTCCTGCCCCGGTGGCATCAGATCGGCGGCAACGCCCGCGGGGTCGACGCCGTCGCCGCGTCGATCGAGCAGCTGCAGGGCATCGCGGTGCCGGCGTCGGCCTGGGAACGCCTGGTCCTGCCCGCGCGGATCGCCGACTTCACACCACCGCAGCTCGACGAGCTCTGCGCGAGCGGCGAGGTGCTGTGGGCCGGTTCCGGCTCCATCCCCGGCGGCGACGGCTGGGTCACCTTGGCTTACGCCGACAGCGCCCCGCTGCTGCTCCCGCCGCCCGACGACGAGGTGGCCCTGACGCCGCTGCACCAGTCGGTGCTCGATGCGCTGAGCGACGGGCAGGCACTGTTCTTCCGCAACCTGTCCGACAAGGTCGGCTCGACCGACGACCCCGGGCTCGCCGCGGCGATCTGGGACCTGGTCTGGGCCGGGCAGCTCACCAACGACACGTTCGCCCCGCTGCGTGCGCTCCTCGGCCACAGCGGCGCCCATCGGGCAAAGGCCGCCCCGGCCCGCACCCGGTACCGCCGCCCCGGACGCCCGCAGATGCCCAGCCGCACCGGCCCACCCGCGATGGCCGGTCGCTGGTCCCGGCTCCCGGAACGCGATCTCGACCCGACCCGCCGCGCAGCCGCCCTGGCCGACCTCCTGCTCGAACGCCACGGCGTCGTGACCCGCGGCGCGGTGATGGCCGAGGGCGTGACCGGCGGATTTGCCGCGGTCTACCCGGTGCTCGGCGCACTCGAAGAACGCGGCGCCGCCCGCCGCGGCTACTTCGTGGAAGGCCTCGGAGCGGCCCAGTTTGCGGTCCCGGGCGCGGTGGACCGCCTCCGGGCGCTGGCCGAACCCGCCGAGCTGGCCAAACGCACCGGGGCGACAGCGGTCGTGCTGGCAGCGACCGACCCGGCCAATCCCTACGGCGCGGCCCTGCCGTGGCCAGACCGTGTGGTCGACAGCGGCAACGGCGAAACAGCCCCGGCAACAGGCCACCGCGCCGGCCGCAAAGCCGGCGCCCTGGTCGTCATGGTCGGCGGCGACGTTGTCCTCTACGTCGAACGCGGCGGGCGCACGCTGCTGTCCTTCGTGGACGACCCCGAGGCGCTGATTGCGGCCGGGCAGGCATTGGCGGGATCGGTGCGATCGGGGGCGCTCGGCCCGATGTCGGTCGAACGGGCCGACGGCGAATCGGTGCACTCCTCGCCGCTGCGCGACGCGCTGACCTCGGCCGGATTCCGGGCCACACCCCGAGGCCTCCGCCTGCGCGGCTGA
- a CDS encoding hemerythrin domain-containing protein → MTISSAARVDTWEMVLVHRVFRREFRILPALIRAAPPGDTTRAEVIGSHLANVAGALHHHHEAEDELLWPVMLDRVGLRADLVHRMEAQHERLGGLLGSIDDLTARWRAEAAADVRDQLADVLAQASVALDEHLGDEERELLPLVSEHVTPAEWQALNERGREAIPKNKLALVFVGAILEEANPKERAMFLAQLPAPARLLWRLFGAGVYARSRDKIRRG, encoded by the coding sequence ATGACAATTTCCTCGGCCGCTCGCGTCGACACCTGGGAGATGGTGCTGGTGCACCGGGTCTTCCGCCGCGAGTTCCGCATCTTGCCCGCTCTGATCCGCGCCGCCCCGCCCGGCGACACCACCCGCGCGGAGGTCATCGGCTCGCACCTGGCCAACGTCGCGGGCGCCCTGCACCACCACCACGAGGCCGAGGACGAGCTGCTGTGGCCGGTCATGCTGGACCGTGTCGGCTTGCGCGCGGACCTCGTGCACCGCATGGAGGCCCAGCACGAACGGCTCGGTGGCCTGCTCGGCAGCATCGACGACCTGACCGCGCGGTGGCGGGCCGAGGCCGCGGCGGACGTCCGTGACCAGCTCGCCGACGTGCTCGCCCAGGCGTCGGTGGCCCTCGACGAGCACCTCGGCGACGAGGAACGCGAACTCCTGCCGCTGGTCTCCGAGCACGTCACCCCGGCCGAATGGCAGGCCCTCAACGAGCGTGGCCGCGAGGCGATCCCGAAGAACAAGCTGGCCCTGGTCTTTGTCGGCGCGATCCTCGAGGAGGCGAACCCGAAGGAACGCGCGATGTTCCTGGCCCAGCTCCCGGCCCCGGCGCGTCTGCTGTGGCGGCTGTTCGGCGCGGGCGTCTACGCCAGATCCCGGGACAAAATTCGTCGCGGTTGA
- a CDS encoding LLM class F420-dependent oxidoreductase, with protein MRLVIFTEPQQGASYDDLRRVAQLAEETGYDGFFRSDHYVAMGGDGLPGPTDAWLTLAALAVQTSTIRLGTLVTSATFRLPGPLAISVAQVDAMSNGRVELGLGGGWFEREHEAYGIPFPPLGERFDRLEEQLQIIEGLWTTPAGQAYDFAGKHYQVINSPALPKPTQSPRPPIIVGGAGKKRTPALAARFADEFNAPFAKLEDIPAMFDRVRAASTAIGREQPPALSAAAVLCVGRDDAEVKRRADAIGRDVEEMRGNGGIVGTPDQAVEILGRYAEAGATRMYLQQLDLSDLNHLELVATAVAPQLG; from the coding sequence ATGCGTCTTGTCATCTTCACCGAACCCCAGCAGGGTGCCAGCTACGACGACCTGCGGCGGGTGGCCCAGCTCGCCGAGGAAACCGGCTACGACGGCTTCTTCCGCTCCGACCACTACGTCGCGATGGGCGGGGACGGCCTGCCCGGTCCCACCGACGCCTGGCTGACCCTCGCGGCACTGGCCGTGCAGACGTCGACGATCCGCCTCGGCACGCTGGTCACCTCGGCGACCTTCCGCCTCCCGGGGCCGCTGGCCATCTCCGTGGCCCAGGTCGACGCGATGAGCAACGGCCGGGTCGAGCTGGGCCTGGGCGGCGGCTGGTTCGAACGCGAACACGAGGCCTACGGGATCCCGTTCCCGCCGCTCGGCGAGCGTTTCGACCGCCTCGAGGAGCAGCTGCAGATCATCGAGGGTCTGTGGACCACGCCGGCCGGTCAGGCGTACGACTTCGCGGGCAAGCACTACCAGGTGATCAACTCTCCGGCGCTGCCCAAGCCCACGCAGTCCCCGCGCCCGCCGATCATCGTCGGCGGTGCCGGCAAGAAGCGCACCCCGGCCCTGGCCGCCCGCTTCGCGGACGAGTTCAACGCCCCGTTCGCCAAGCTCGAGGACATCCCGGCCATGTTCGACCGGGTACGCGCAGCGAGCACCGCGATCGGCCGCGAACAGCCCCCGGCGCTCTCCGCGGCGGCGGTGCTCTGTGTCGGCCGCGACGACGCCGAGGTCAAGCGCCGCGCCGACGCGATCGGCCGGGACGTCGAGGAGATGCGCGGCAACGGCGGCATCGTCGGCACCCCCGACCAGGCCGTCGAGATCCTGGGCCGGTACGCCGAAGCGGGCGCCACCCGCATGTACCTCCAGCAGCTGGACCTGAGCGACCTCAACCACCTGGAGCTGGTCGCGACGGCGGTGGCACCCCAGCTGGGCTGA
- a CDS encoding SAM hydrolase/SAM-dependent halogenase family protein encodes MGGYGWISLTTDYGTFDGFAAACHGAIARIAPDVRVIDITHHVPPADVARGAAVLAQTAPHLPAAVHVGVVDPGVGSDRRGIAIGTPGGVLIGPDNGLLVWAAEALGGIDTVVELTNKDWLLGDVSRTFHGRDVFSPAAARIALGAPLSEAGPAVDPATVVRLPDPVVAVGDGWIEAEVITVDRFGNVQLAAGGAMLSGLGPELVVGGVKARRAQTFADAQPGELIVYEDSARRVAIAVNGGRAVVVLSVRPGDIVRLAER; translated from the coding sequence ATGGGCGGCTATGGATGGATCAGCCTCACCACCGACTACGGCACGTTCGACGGTTTTGCCGCCGCGTGTCACGGTGCGATCGCGCGCATTGCTCCCGATGTGCGAGTCATCGACATCACACACCATGTGCCGCCCGCCGACGTGGCGCGGGGCGCGGCGGTGCTCGCGCAGACCGCGCCGCACCTGCCGGCGGCCGTGCACGTCGGGGTGGTCGACCCGGGTGTCGGCTCGGACCGCCGTGGCATCGCGATCGGCACGCCCGGTGGTGTGCTCATCGGGCCCGACAACGGCCTGCTGGTCTGGGCCGCCGAAGCGCTCGGCGGCATCGACACGGTGGTCGAGCTGACCAACAAGGACTGGCTGCTCGGTGACGTCTCGCGGACCTTCCACGGCCGCGACGTCTTCTCACCGGCGGCGGCCCGGATCGCCCTCGGTGCACCCCTGAGCGAGGCCGGACCAGCCGTCGACCCGGCGACCGTGGTGCGGCTCCCCGACCCGGTCGTGGCGGTCGGCGACGGCTGGATCGAGGCCGAGGTCATCACCGTCGACCGGTTCGGCAACGTCCAGCTCGCCGCCGGTGGCGCGATGCTCTCCGGCCTCGGCCCCGAGCTGGTGGTCGGCGGGGTCAAGGCCCGACGCGCCCAGACCTTCGCGGATGCCCAGCCCGGCGAGCTCATCGTGTACGAGGACTCGGCGCGCCGTGTCGCCATCGCGGTCAACGGCGGACGTGCCGTGGTTGTCCTCTCGGTCCGTCCCGGAGACATCGTCCGCCTGGCCGAACGCTGA
- a CDS encoding serine/threonine-protein kinase — MAVRRMLIAGRYRLLEPVGSGGMGRVWLSRDEMLDRDVAVKEFVPPEWMTDEEKARLRTRTLREARSAARLNHPHVVRIYDVVHAEDLPWIVMEYVPSRSLHQVIGEDGPFEPGAAARIGLDVLEAITAAHRAGVLHRDVKPHNVLIGHDGRVVLTDFGLATFVDDGSVTGPGLVVGSPQYVSPERARDGASTVESDLWSFGATLYAAVEGRSPFARDSAMATLMALATDEPDQPVKAGPLAPVLMGLLRRQPTERLTADQVEEQLRTVVAEAGLVLPKARAVVPSQRRAPEDEPVEAKAEAGGGGMGAALAAALPGVVYPPAPPTEEPKETHPSAPLVSAPPRRKRSRRRLIVAGFVALILLAGGGVAAGLALRGDQDKAQAQPGVALGPTPGVVTSSGSGGSMGGFSPVNCESPARPGLPLTPVPGAEKLRGGWALFEGWSYYADPSGFHIAVPDGWTYETIGTTICFRDPSNIRILSIDPARSPQGDPVQACRKEVSRLRAAGELQGYDQLRIDRVPGLARAADWEYTYDGRAGEQMHAMTRWRAANDGKAYAIGLMTRELDWPGNFEKWGMIQSTFYTDN; from the coding sequence ATGGCGGTCAGGCGCATGCTCATCGCCGGTCGGTATCGTCTCCTCGAGCCGGTCGGCTCCGGAGGCATGGGCCGGGTCTGGCTCTCCCGTGACGAGATGCTCGACCGTGACGTCGCGGTCAAGGAGTTCGTCCCGCCGGAGTGGATGACCGACGAGGAGAAGGCCCGGCTGCGCACGCGCACCCTGCGCGAGGCCCGCAGCGCCGCCCGTCTCAACCATCCGCACGTGGTCCGCATCTACGACGTCGTGCACGCCGAGGACCTTCCGTGGATCGTCATGGAGTACGTGCCCTCGCGCTCGTTGCACCAGGTCATCGGTGAGGACGGCCCGTTCGAGCCGGGTGCCGCGGCCCGGATCGGCCTCGACGTGCTGGAGGCGATCACCGCCGCGCACCGGGCGGGTGTGCTGCACCGTGACGTCAAGCCCCACAACGTACTTATCGGTCATGACGGCCGGGTGGTGCTCACCGACTTCGGTCTGGCCACATTTGTCGACGACGGCTCGGTGACCGGTCCCGGCCTGGTGGTCGGCTCCCCGCAGTACGTCTCACCCGAGCGCGCCCGCGACGGTGCGTCCACGGTGGAGTCCGACCTGTGGTCCTTCGGCGCCACCCTGTACGCCGCGGTCGAGGGCCGTTCGCCGTTCGCGCGGGACAGCGCCATGGCGACGCTGATGGCGCTGGCCACGGACGAGCCGGACCAGCCCGTGAAGGCCGGTCCGCTCGCGCCTGTGCTGATGGGGCTGTTGCGCCGGCAGCCCACCGAACGACTGACGGCTGACCAGGTCGAGGAGCAGCTGCGCACGGTCGTGGCGGAGGCGGGGCTGGTGCTGCCCAAGGCCCGTGCGGTCGTACCGTCTCAGCGCAGGGCGCCGGAGGACGAGCCGGTCGAGGCCAAGGCCGAGGCCGGCGGGGGTGGGATGGGAGCGGCGCTGGCCGCGGCCCTGCCGGGTGTGGTCTATCCGCCCGCGCCGCCCACCGAGGAGCCGAAGGAGACGCATCCGAGCGCGCCCCTGGTGTCGGCGCCGCCGAGGAGGAAGCGCTCGCGCCGCCGCCTGATTGTCGCCGGTTTTGTCGCGTTGATCCTGCTGGCCGGTGGTGGTGTCGCCGCCGGTCTGGCGTTGCGCGGTGACCAGGACAAGGCGCAGGCACAGCCCGGAGTTGCCCTGGGTCCCACACCGGGCGTCGTGACGTCCTCGGGAAGCGGCGGCAGCATGGGCGGGTTCAGCCCGGTCAACTGCGAGAGCCCTGCCCGCCCGGGCCTTCCGCTCACACCGGTGCCCGGCGCGGAGAAGCTCCGCGGCGGATGGGCGCTCTTCGAGGGCTGGTCCTATTACGCCGATCCGTCCGGTTTCCACATCGCTGTTCCGGACGGCTGGACCTACGAGACCATCGGCACCACGATCTGTTTCCGTGACCCGAGCAACATCCGGATCCTCAGCATCGACCCGGCCCGCAGCCCTCAGGGCGACCCGGTGCAGGCCTGCCGCAAGGAGGTCAGCCGGCTGCGTGCCGCCGGTGAGCTGCAGGGGTACGACCAGTTGCGGATCGACCGGGTGCCCGGCCTGGCCCGGGCGGCCGACTGGGAGTACACGTACGACGGCCGCGCCGGCGAGCAGATGCACGCGATGACCCGCTGGCGGGCGGCGAACGACGGCAAGGCGTACGCGATCGGTCTGATGACCCGCGAGCTGGACTGGCCGGGCAATTTCGAAAAATGGGGCATGATCCAGAGCACCTTCTACACCGACAACTGA
- a CDS encoding class F sortase, with protein MPDDVPEPETGTRRKALRAALPIVVSLLVAFVVATGYLMVREPRGSGDLGRWSGSASPAAVQPSEDMEGLPNPFHTAAPELGGPPTRLQVKAIGVDTSLETLHLGTDGELQPPKTNNQAGWYADGTAPGDIGPAVLAGHVDSKQGPAVFYRLREIEAGDKIEVTRGARTVTFTVTSTAWYPKKAFPTGKVYGPTPDRQLRLITCGGVFDQSLRSYKDNLVVYAVAG; from the coding sequence GTGCCCGACGATGTCCCCGAGCCCGAGACCGGAACGCGCCGCAAGGCGCTACGTGCCGCTCTGCCGATCGTGGTGTCACTGCTGGTGGCGTTCGTGGTGGCCACGGGTTATCTGATGGTCCGCGAGCCGCGGGGTTCGGGTGATCTCGGTCGCTGGAGCGGGTCCGCGAGCCCGGCCGCCGTCCAGCCGTCGGAGGACATGGAAGGTCTGCCCAACCCGTTCCACACGGCTGCACCGGAGCTCGGCGGCCCACCGACCCGGCTCCAGGTCAAAGCGATCGGTGTCGATACGAGCCTGGAGACCCTGCACCTCGGTACCGACGGCGAGTTGCAACCGCCCAAGACCAACAACCAGGCCGGCTGGTACGCGGACGGCACCGCACCCGGCGACATCGGACCGGCCGTTCTGGCTGGTCACGTCGATTCGAAGCAGGGGCCCGCCGTCTTCTACCGCCTCCGCGAGATCGAGGCCGGCGACAAGATCGAGGTGACCCGGGGCGCCCGGACGGTGACGTTCACGGTGACCTCGACGGCCTGGTACCCGAAAAAAGCGTTCCCCACCGGCAAGGTCTACGGCCCCACTCCCGACCGCCAGCTGCGACTGATCACGTGCGGCGGGGTTTTTGATCAGAGCCTGCGGTCGTACAAGGACAACCTCGTGGTCTACGCGGTGGCCGGGTGA
- a CDS encoding GNAT family N-acetyltransferase: MEIVTARLALRRPGPTDLKTIFAIHSDRQACLHNPSDLLATEADAEVLFGRWDEHWRRHGFGYWVVRDRESGRTLGFAGVKVVRFREVEVLNLFYRLDPQAWGAGVATEAAGAVVAWATEHLPEWTVVARVRPDNVASQRVALRAGLIRAEDLDDQGEDGLDWIFVLRRPTATA; this comes from the coding sequence GTGGAGATTGTCACCGCACGACTGGCTTTGCGCCGGCCCGGTCCCACCGACCTGAAAACGATCTTCGCGATCCACAGTGACCGGCAGGCCTGCCTGCACAACCCGTCGGACCTGCTGGCCACCGAGGCGGACGCCGAAGTCCTCTTCGGCCGCTGGGACGAACACTGGCGCCGCCACGGCTTCGGGTACTGGGTGGTCCGGGACCGCGAGTCGGGCAGAACCCTCGGCTTCGCGGGCGTGAAGGTGGTTCGCTTCCGCGAGGTCGAGGTCCTCAACCTCTTCTACCGCCTGGACCCTCAGGCCTGGGGAGCCGGCGTAGCCACGGAAGCGGCCGGTGCGGTGGTGGCGTGGGCCACCGAACACCTGCCGGAGTGGACGGTCGTCGCCCGGGTCCGCCCCGACAACGTCGCGTCCCAGCGTGTCGCCCTGCGAGCCGGCCTGATCCGGGCTGAAGACCTCGACGACCAGGGCGAGGACGGCCTCGACTGGATCTTCGTCCTGCGCCGTCCTACCGCCACCGCCTGA